A genomic region of Methanothermobacter sp. CaT2 contains the following coding sequences:
- a CDS encoding HIT family protein, translating to MKFDGYGFGKYLYERKRWAVFLAPNQSNLGTCVVALKRREEFLGNLKKDEWDEMILIISELENSVRKAFGAAMFNWGVLLNSFYRENTPPPQLHWHFIPRYRNEVVVNGEVFDDPFFGYMRPRPPRNISEETLQEIRNKMLAWIKR from the coding sequence GTGAAATTTGATGGCTACGGGTTCGGCAAATACCTCTATGAGAGAAAGAGGTGGGCTGTGTTTCTCGCACCAAACCAGAGCAACCTTGGAACGTGTGTAGTGGCCCTCAAAAGGAGGGAGGAGTTTCTTGGAAACCTAAAGAAGGATGAATGGGATGAAATGATCCTTATAATATCTGAACTTGAAAATTCAGTGAGAAAGGCATTTGGGGCCGCCATGTTCAACTGGGGAGTCCTTCTTAACTCTTTCTACCGTGAAAACACCCCTCCACCACAACTGCACTGGCACTTCATACCCCGCTACAGAAATGAGGTGGTAGTGAATGGGGAGGTCTTCGATGACCCCTTCTTTGGTTACATGAGGCCAAGGCCCCCAAGGAATATCTCAGAGGAGACTCTCCAGGAAATAAGGAATAAAATGCTGGCCTGGATAAAAAGGTAG
- a CDS encoding ferritin-like domain-containing protein: MDTEKIIELLNIDFRHELEATMMYTYNAFVIEDCDLSRLTEGIAADEMRHMWWLADLITKRGGRPSMEIGKVDYLGEDIIEGLERQIQKETEGIEEYERQIEIIDDDEVTGVLRHIIDEEKRHRKEFRERLERLR; this comes from the coding sequence ATGGACACTGAAAAGATAATAGAACTCCTGAATATCGACTTCCGCCATGAACTTGAGGCGACCATGATGTACACCTACAACGCATTTGTTATAGAGGACTGTGACCTCAGCAGGCTAACTGAAGGAATCGCGGCAGATGAGATGAGGCACATGTGGTGGCTTGCGGACCTCATAACAAAGAGAGGCGGCAGACCCTCAATGGAGATCGGCAAAGTGGATTACCTTGGTGAAGATATAATTGAGGGCCTTGAAAGGCAGATCCAGAAGGAAACAGAGGGTATTGAAGAGTATGAGAGGCAGATAGAGATAATTGACGATGATGAGGTCACCGGAGTTTTAAGACATATAATTGATGAGGAAAAGAGGCACCGCAAGGAGTTCAGGGAGCGGCTGGAGCGTCTTCGATAA
- a CDS encoding DUF362 domain-containing protein: MPAEVYFSDFRARSRNENRGMKIQRIFDAAFGEPFSGDDIVAVKVHFGERGNDSYVSPVLVRHVIERIRESGASPFLTDTNTLYYGSRHNSVDHIETAILNGFDYSVAGAPLIIADGLHGNNEVTVPVKEGTSVRLK; encoded by the coding sequence ATGCCAGCGGAGGTTTATTTTTCAGATTTCAGGGCAAGGTCCAGGAACGAGAACAGGGGCATGAAGATACAGAGGATATTTGACGCGGCCTTTGGCGAACCCTTCTCTGGGGATGACATCGTGGCTGTTAAGGTGCACTTTGGTGAACGGGGCAACGACTCCTATGTGAGCCCTGTTCTGGTGCGCCACGTTATTGAAAGGATAAGGGAGAGCGGGGCATCCCCTTTCCTAACGGATACCAACACCCTCTACTATGGTTCAAGGCATAATTCGGTTGATCACATTGAAACAGCCATACTCAATGGCTTTGATTATTCCGTTGCCGGGGCACCTCTTATAATTGCAGATGGGCTTCATGGAAACAATGAGGTAACTGTGCCTGTGAAGGAAGGCACTTCAGTGAGGTTAAAATAG
- a CDS encoding DUF362 domain-containing protein: MVVISHFKGHGMSGFGGALKNLAMGCATIQGKIEQHECAKPVVRGECTECGECVYECPVDAMKLHDGIMIEYDRCIACMNCLDTCPSEVFDLDWERDIPEFIERMMEYALGVTSTIDRIFYLNFLMDITPDCDCVPWSDRNIVPDIGILASEDPVAVDTASYHLVNLEEGIRGSMLEENHETGGDKFRGVWGDVDGTHQMVYAEKLGIGARDYRLIEIP; the protein is encoded by the coding sequence ATGGTTGTCATATCACACTTCAAGGGTCACGGGATGAGCGGATTTGGAGGGGCCCTCAAGAACCTTGCCATGGGATGCGCCACCATCCAGGGAAAGATTGAACAGCACGAGTGCGCAAAACCCGTGGTGAGGGGTGAATGCACTGAATGCGGAGAGTGCGTCTATGAATGTCCCGTGGATGCCATGAAACTCCATGATGGCATCATGATAGAATACGATAGGTGCATTGCCTGCATGAACTGCCTTGACACCTGTCCCAGCGAGGTATTTGACCTTGACTGGGAGAGGGACATACCTGAGTTCATTGAGAGAATGATGGAGTACGCCCTCGGGGTAACATCCACCATTGACAGGATATTCTACCTGAACTTCCTCATGGATATAACCCCCGACTGTGACTGTGTACCCTGGAGTGACAGGAACATAGTTCCCGACATAGGGATACTGGCATCAGAGGATCCAGTTGCAGTGGATACAGCAAGTTACCACCTTGTGAACCTGGAGGAGGGAATCAGGGGGTCAATGCTCGAGGAGAACCATGAGACCGGGGGGGATAAGTTCAGGGGTGTGTGGGGTGACGTTGATGGAACCCACCAGATGGTATATGCAGAGAAACTCGGTATAGGGGCGCGTGATTACAGACTGATTGAAATACCATAA